The Streptomyces sp. NBC_01276 genome contains the following window.
TGGAGTCCACACGCGCTCCGTCCCCCCTGTACTGCATGTCCAGGGTGACGCCGATGACGGGGTGGGTGGCGCGGCCGGTGCGGATGAGCTCCTCGGCGACCCGCTTCCCCTGGTTGACGGGGATGGCGAAGCCGAGGCCGATGCTGCCGCTCTGGCGGGTGCTGTCGCCGTCTTCGCCCTTGTCGGCGCCGCGGATCGCGCTGTTGATGCCGATGACGCGGGCGCGGGAGTCCAGGAGCGGGCCGCCGGAGTTGCCGGGGTTGATGGGGGCGTCGGTCTGGAGGGCGTCGACGTAGCTGATGTCGCTGCCGTCGCCCTTGTCGCCGCCCGCGGTGATGGGGCGTCCGGTGGCGCTGATGATGCCCGCCGTGACGGTGTTGGAGAGGTCGAAGGGGGCCCCGATGGCCACGACCGGGTCCCCGACCCGGACGTTCTCCGAGTTGCCCAGGGCCAGCGGGCGCAGGCCGCGCACGCCGGTCACCTTGACGACCGCCAGGTCGTAGCCGCCGTCTCGGCCGACCAGCTCGGCGGCGACGCTCTCGCCGGTGCTGAAGGTGACCGTTATGTTCTTGGCGTCGGCGACGACGTGGTTGTTCGTCAGGATGTGGCCCTGCTCGTCCAGGACGAAACCGGTCCCGGTGCCGCCGCCGCCGCTGCCGCTGACGTGCAGGGTGACCACGCCGGGCAGGGCCGTGGCCGCGATGCCCGCCACGCTCTCCGGGGCCCGGTCCTTGTGGTCGACGGCGGACTGCGGGAGCTCCAGGCGGGTGCCGGTGCGCCGCTCGGCGAGGATGCCGAGGTAGCCGCCGACGCCCCCGGCGAGGAGGGCGATCACCGCGCCGAAGACCACCAGCCGCAGGATCCCGGGGGCACGGCGCGCCTGCCCGTGGTCCACCACCTGGAGGGGCCGGTCGGCCCAGGGGTCGTAGCGCGGTGCGGGGTCGGCGTCCGGCTCCCCGGGCCCGGGGAGCGTCGCGAAGTCCGCCTCGGATGACGGTGCCTGCGGGGCGGGGCCGTCCACCGGAGCGGACGGCGCCGGGTCGGCGGGCCGGCTCCACCAGGACGGAACCGGACCGCTCCGCTGACTGTCGCGACTGTCGGACATGAACGCTCCCCGCGGGCCTGGCGCACCGCACGGCGGCGCATCTGCCGGAGATTCAACCAGGTGCCGCGCGCCGGCGGAGCCCCGGCTCCCGCCGGGGCTCCGCCGCGACCGCTCAGCGGGCGAGCGAGGCCGGGACGGCGGTCGCCGGGACCGCGGTCGCCGGGGCGCTGGGAGTCGGCGTGGGGAACTGTCCGGCCGGGCCCGGGCGGGGGACGCCGCCGGGGCTGGGCAGCCGGTCGCGCACGAAGGCGTCGGTCAGCGGGACCGACGGGCCGGGGCGGGTGGCGGGGGCGTCGCCCCGCACGTTCGGCTCGACCGAGTCCAGCGGCAGCGACCCCCCGAGCGCGATCGCGGCCAGCGACACGGCTCCCGCCGCGACGAAGGCGAAGCGGCGCCGGGGACGGCCGACCTCGTGGATGCGGAAACCCTCGCGCGGGGCGGCCGGGGCGGCGTACCCGAACGAGGCGAAGGGATCGGCACCCGGCGAACCGGCGCCCAGCGGACCACCCGGGCCACCGCCCGGCGGCCCGGCGGCCCCGTCGGGACCTCCGCCCGGCAGGCCCTGCAGGCGCGCCAGCAGTCCGGCGGACAGGGGCGGCGG
Protein-coding sequences here:
- a CDS encoding S1C family serine protease, producing MSDSRDSQRSGPVPSWWSRPADPAPSAPVDGPAPQAPSSEADFATLPGPGEPDADPAPRYDPWADRPLQVVDHGQARRAPGILRLVVFGAVIALLAGGVGGYLGILAERRTGTRLELPQSAVDHKDRAPESVAGIAATALPGVVTLHVSGSGGGGTGTGFVLDEQGHILTNNHVVADAKNITVTFSTGESVAAELVGRDGGYDLAVVKVTGVRGLRPLALGNSENVRVGDPVVAIGAPFDLSNTVTAGIISATGRPITAGGDKGDGSDISYVDALQTDAPINPGNSGGPLLDSRARVIGINSAIRGADKGEDGDSTRQSGSIGLGFAIPVNQGKRVAEELIRTGRATHPVIGVTLDMQYRGDGARVDSKGEAGKPSVVADGPGARAGIKAADVITKVDGVRVHGGDELIIKIRAHRPGDRLTLTVLRDGTERTLEVQLGSASGS
- a CDS encoding zf-HC2 domain-containing protein; the encoded protein is MSGVSPSPAEQHLGDRLAALVDGELKHDARERVLAHLATCAKCKAEADAQRRLKTLFVESAPPPLSAGLLARLQGLPGGGPDGAAGPPGGGPGGPLGAGSPGADPFASFGYAAPAAPREGFRIHEVGRPRRRFAFVAAGAVSLAAIALGGSLPLDSVEPNVRGDAPATRPGPSVPLTDAFVRDRLPSPGGVPRPGPAGQFPTPTPSAPATAVPATAVPASLAR